One genomic region from Chloroherpetonaceae bacterium encodes:
- a CDS encoding serine hydrolase domain-containing protein produces MISKYPVITQAFTDTLSTYLQEYPEGAELAIAVVKDSLVEFYGVRVSANELLTIENAENIYEIGSITKLFTSILFLSSVSRGEVGLNDSLQQFFPFPLKAGERAGTPVTLTHLSNHTSGLPRVAGSSIKPMIEFITSFKYNPYRSFTQEALENYLKNEMELDTIPGTTESYSNLGASLLGEALVRRTGKSYEVLLQERIFQPLGMTQSTTKRDAIEGKLVKGINLFGGEATNWDFAVSAPAGAILSSVKDLSRLVQAALGLTPTALIEILDQSRRETFRVNESSGVGYGWQIAYRKSGEPIYWHNGATGGYTSALAINPGRNSGVVVLSNVNPFTAENLTTLCFKLLRVIESRSESESNLL; encoded by the coding sequence TTGATTAGCAAGTATCCCGTGATAACCCAAGCCTTCACCGATACCCTTTCCACTTATCTTCAAGAGTACCCCGAAGGGGCGGAACTCGCCATTGCGGTGGTGAAAGATAGCCTCGTTGAGTTTTACGGAGTGCGAGTTTCAGCCAATGAACTGCTGACAATCGAGAACGCCGAGAATATTTATGAAATTGGCTCCATTACCAAACTCTTTACCTCAATTTTATTTCTTTCGTCTGTTTCGCGCGGAGAAGTGGGGCTGAATGATTCATTGCAACAGTTTTTCCCTTTCCCCTTAAAAGCGGGTGAGCGAGCCGGCACGCCGGTAACACTGACCCATCTCTCCAATCACACATCCGGCTTGCCGCGCGTGGCGGGTTCATCTATAAAACCAATGATTGAATTTATCACGAGTTTTAAGTACAACCCTTATCGTTCGTTTACACAAGAGGCGCTTGAAAACTATTTGAAAAATGAAATGGAATTGGATACCATACCGGGCACCACAGAAAGTTACTCCAATTTGGGTGCATCGCTTTTGGGAGAAGCGTTGGTGAGGCGAACCGGTAAAAGTTATGAGGTGTTGCTGCAAGAACGAATTTTTCAACCGCTTGGCATGACGCAAAGCACCACTAAACGAGATGCAATTGAAGGTAAGCTTGTGAAGGGGATTAACTTATTTGGCGGCGAGGCAACCAATTGGGATTTTGCTGTCTCTGCCCCCGCGGGAGCGATTCTATCTTCTGTAAAGGATTTGTCGCGTTTAGTGCAAGCGGCTTTAGGGCTCACGCCTACAGCGTTAATTGAGATATTAGATCAATCGCGTAGAGAAACCTTCCGCGTGAATGAAAGCAGCGGGGTCGGCTATGGCTGGCAAATTGCTTATCGCAAAAGCGGCGAACCGATTTATTGGCACAATGGTGCAACCGGCGGATATACTTCTGCGCTTGCCATCAACCCCGGCAGAAATTCCGGTGTGGTGGTTCTATCGAATGTAAACCCGTTTACTGCTGAAAATCTCACGACGCTATGCTTCAAGCTTTTGAGGGTTATTGAATCCCGAAGTGAAAGCGAAAGCAATCTGTTATAA
- a CDS encoding Glu/Leu/Phe/Val dehydrogenase, translating to MTNFAVAPEEVVSLSLFEELQKFEHEQLVFCSDPKVGLKAIIAIHNTTLGPALGGTRMWTYATDNEAIIDALRLSRGMTYKAAVARLNLGGGKAVIIGDSKKHKSEALFRTYGRFVEGLAGRYITAEDVGTDVRDMEMVRMETKYVTGISRALGGSGDPSPVTALGVYMGMKAACAERYGNDSLSRKVVIVQGAGQVAYHLCGYLRSEGAIVKITDIFEEKARRIVTEYGAEYVKPDEIFNLEGAIFCPAALGGVLNSDTIPKLKVDIVAGCANNQLKDEGFHEQMLIDKGILYVPDFVINSGGLINVANELEGYNRERALSQVKEIYDVIRDILRVAKRDNILPNSAAIALAEDRLQKIGMINNIYAGVSRYNGRLGEMNNHRTK from the coding sequence GCTCCGACCCTAAAGTTGGATTAAAAGCCATTATTGCTATCCACAATACCACGCTTGGCCCAGCTTTAGGTGGGACAAGAATGTGGACTTATGCAACCGATAACGAAGCAATTATCGATGCCCTACGCCTTTCTCGCGGAATGACTTACAAAGCCGCTGTTGCGCGCCTTAATTTGGGCGGCGGAAAAGCCGTGATTATCGGTGATTCCAAAAAGCACAAATCAGAAGCCCTTTTCCGAACCTACGGCCGCTTTGTCGAAGGGCTTGCCGGCCGCTATATCACAGCCGAGGATGTCGGCACCGATGTGCGCGATATGGAAATGGTGCGGATGGAAACCAAGTATGTCACGGGGATTTCTCGCGCGCTGGGCGGTAGCGGCGACCCTTCTCCCGTCACCGCACTCGGCGTTTATATGGGCATGAAAGCTGCTTGCGCCGAGCGATATGGCAACGATAGCTTGAGCCGCAAAGTGGTAATTGTTCAAGGCGCCGGGCAAGTGGCGTATCACCTTTGCGGATATCTTCGCAGCGAAGGCGCAATCGTGAAAATCACCGATATTTTCGAAGAAAAGGCTCGCAGAATAGTGACAGAATACGGCGCTGAGTATGTCAAGCCCGATGAAATATTTAATCTTGAAGGTGCCATCTTTTGTCCGGCAGCGCTTGGTGGCGTGCTTAATAGCGACACCATTCCAAAACTGAAAGTAGATATTGTGGCAGGCTGCGCTAATAATCAATTGAAGGACGAAGGGTTTCACGAGCAAATGCTCATCGATAAAGGCATTTTGTATGTGCCCGATTTTGTGATTAACTCCGGTGGGCTGATTAATGTGGCCAATGAACTTGAAGGCTACAACCGCGAACGCGCGCTCTCGCAAGTGAAGGAAATCTATGATGTCATTCGCGATATTTTAAGAGTAGCCAAACGCGATAACATCCTCCCGAATTCCGCGGCAATTGCCCTTGCGGAAGACCGCTTACAGAAAATCGGGATGATTAATAATATTTACGCCGGCGTCAGTCGCTACAACGGCCGCTTGGGTGAAATGAACAATCATCGAACAAAATAG